One genomic region from Deltaproteobacteria bacterium encodes:
- a CDS encoding 2-hydroxyacyl-CoA dehydratase: MSTEAMEPFREVVANPYNRRIREEKDAGNKIIGYFCSYLPAEIIYAAGAIPYRITGIPGRDIGAGTTYLSARTCTYCRNVLTLALENDLSFIDGVIGCNTCDQIRRATQNWMVKNPPSYHDVIHVPRVEREENISYFTEELTSLKTGIEEWLNFRIRDDDLSSAIDLYNRGRKLLRELSELRRNDAPPISGAEMLTVAIAFHQMPIDDFIDAAQTLLESRKSATGRNGAVRVLVAGSLLDEPDYMTFVEEQGIDVVADPVCFGLRSYRDDVNVNEEPLTALSRRYLTHFPCARIGDSFPERLEAIMETYREYRADGIIFQKLKFCQLWGVDVLNMRPYCEELDIPLLQLEREYGFFSTGQMKTRLQAFVELINARKEFN; the protein is encoded by the coding sequence GTGAGCACGGAAGCCATGGAACCCTTTCGGGAGGTCGTCGCCAACCCTTATAATCGACGCATCAGAGAGGAAAAGGACGCCGGAAACAAGATAATCGGCTACTTCTGCTCCTACCTGCCTGCGGAGATCATTTACGCGGCCGGTGCCATCCCCTATCGGATAACCGGTATTCCCGGAAGGGATATCGGTGCCGGAACAACCTACCTGAGTGCACGCACCTGCACCTATTGCCGGAATGTCCTGACACTCGCCCTCGAAAACGACCTCTCTTTCATCGACGGGGTGATCGGCTGCAACACCTGCGATCAGATCCGCCGGGCAACGCAAAACTGGATGGTGAAGAACCCGCCTTCCTATCATGATGTGATCCATGTCCCGCGAGTCGAGCGGGAGGAAAACATTTCCTATTTCACCGAGGAACTCACCTCCCTGAAAACCGGCATTGAAGAATGGCTCAACTTCCGCATCAGGGACGATGATCTGTCATCCGCCATAGACCTGTACAACCGTGGCAGGAAACTGTTGCGGGAGCTCTCGGAACTCCGCCGGAACGACGCCCCGCCGATCAGCGGCGCCGAGATGCTTACCGTCGCGATCGCTTTCCACCAAATGCCGATCGATGATTTCATCGATGCGGCACAAACGCTGCTCGAATCGAGAAAATCGGCCACCGGCCGGAATGGAGCCGTCAGGGTCCTGGTTGCCGGCAGCCTTCTTGATGAACCCGATTACATGACCTTCGTGGAAGAACAGGGGATCGACGTGGTTGCCGACCCTGTCTGTTTCGGACTACGGTCATACCGGGACGATGTGAATGTGAACGAAGAGCCGTTGACGGCCTTGTCCCGCCGTTATCTGACACATTTCCCCTGTGCCCGTATCGGTGATTCCTTTCCCGAACGTCTCGAAGCGATCATGGAAACGTACCGGGAGTATCGCGCAGACGGCATTATTTTCCAGAAGCTGAAGTTCTGCCAACTCTGGGGCGTGGATGTCCTTAACATGCGGCCTTACTGTGAAGAACTGGACATACCGCTCCTGCAGCTCGAGCGCGAATACGGCTTCTTCTCCACGGGCCAGATGAAGACCAGACTGCAGGCATTCGTGGAACTCATCAACGC